The Salinicoccus roseus genome window below encodes:
- a CDS encoding glycerol dehydrogenase, producing MAKSVFQSPGKYIQGAGVLETLGEETEKLAKNPLAISDEMVWSITGEKIKESFRNANIDFVYEEFKGEASETEIDRLSDVGKENDVDIIIGIGGGKTLDTSKAIADNLKVPVIIVPTTASTDAPTSSLSVIYSDDGEFTGYRFYDKNPDLILVDSEVVVNAPIKLFTSGMSDAMATLVEARAVLKSNGETMVGGQPTLASVAIAEKCEETLFKHGHAAYKAASKGLVTPQVEAVIEANTLLSGLGFENGGLAAAHAIHNGFTTLSGDIHHLSHGEKVTYGTLVQLMLENSSDETMLRYIEFYKSIGMPTTLKEMHLEDTNYEDLVKVGQLATDPNDTFANLSDKITPEEVANAILAVSELSSR from the coding sequence ATGGCGAAAAGCGTATTCCAATCTCCCGGCAAATATATACAGGGAGCAGGGGTCCTCGAGACCCTGGGCGAAGAGACGGAGAAACTGGCCAAAAACCCCCTTGCCATCTCTGATGAGATGGTCTGGTCAATTACTGGGGAGAAGATTAAAGAAAGCTTCCGCAATGCCAATATCGATTTTGTATATGAAGAATTCAAAGGCGAAGCCTCTGAAACTGAAATTGACAGACTGAGTGATGTTGGAAAGGAAAATGACGTAGACATCATCATTGGTATAGGTGGCGGCAAAACTTTGGACACTTCCAAAGCGATTGCTGACAATTTGAAAGTACCGGTAATCATTGTTCCGACCACGGCTTCCACCGATGCCCCAACCAGCTCCCTTTCTGTCATATATTCCGATGATGGTGAATTTACCGGCTACCGGTTCTATGACAAGAACCCAGATTTGATTCTTGTCGATTCTGAAGTCGTCGTAAACGCACCAATAAAGTTATTTACTTCAGGCATGAGCGATGCCATGGCCACGCTTGTGGAAGCCCGTGCAGTATTGAAGAGCAACGGGGAAACGATGGTAGGCGGGCAACCTACACTTGCTTCAGTCGCAATAGCTGAAAAATGTGAAGAAACATTGTTCAAGCATGGTCATGCAGCTTACAAAGCAGCATCCAAAGGGCTAGTGACACCACAGGTGGAAGCCGTTATAGAGGCCAATACCCTTCTGTCCGGTCTTGGTTTCGAAAATGGCGGCCTTGCTGCTGCCCACGCAATCCATAACGGCTTCACTACCCTTTCAGGGGATATCCATCACCTCTCCCATGGTGAAAAAGTGACCTATGGTACACTCGTCCAGCTGATGCTTGAAAACAGTTCTGATGAAACAATGCTCAGGTACATCGAGTTCTACAAAAGTATTGGCATGCCAACGACACTTAAAGAAATGCATCTTGAAGACACAAACTATGAGGACCTCGTAAAAGTGGGGCAATTGGCCACGGACCCGAACGACACATTTGCCAATCTGAGCGACAAGATCACTCCAGAAGAAGTGGCGAATGCCATCCTTGCTGTCAGCGAGCTAAGCAGCAGATGA
- a CDS encoding SDR family oxidoreductase codes for MYKRILITGVSRPGGIGSELARKFAESGYAVYAHGSAGYDEAIGYSDAGKKRSMDKVTRLEDSDLSTKEGVEKLLAELSNHEPFSHMILCHAHSTECEMEDWSFEEINSHLLTNVTSSMLLIQEFRKNFEDTAGCITLFASGQKLGPMTNEIPYAVSKAAVANLAVQASHVLGSMDIRVNAVNPGPTDTGYIEDPELYHEIESRFNAKRWGTPSDVANLLLFLHSREGAWITGQVINSEGGFRR; via the coding sequence ATGTATAAGAGGATATTGATCACCGGCGTCAGCAGGCCGGGCGGCATCGGAAGCGAATTGGCCCGGAAGTTTGCGGAATCGGGGTACGCAGTATATGCGCACGGATCCGCAGGATATGATGAAGCTATCGGCTACAGTGATGCAGGGAAAAAGCGTTCGATGGACAAGGTCACGAGACTGGAGGATTCCGACCTCTCGACAAAAGAGGGAGTGGAAAAACTGCTTGCTGAACTTTCGAACCATGAGCCATTCAGCCATATGATACTCTGTCATGCGCACAGTACAGAGTGTGAAATGGAAGATTGGTCATTCGAAGAGATCAACAGTCACCTGCTGACGAATGTCACTTCAAGCATGCTGTTGATCCAGGAATTCCGGAAAAATTTCGAAGACACTGCAGGATGCATCACCCTGTTCGCCTCAGGTCAGAAGCTGGGTCCGATGACGAATGAAATTCCCTATGCCGTATCGAAGGCGGCGGTTGCCAACCTGGCGGTACAGGCTTCCCACGTTCTGGGCAGCATGGATATCCGTGTCAACGCCGTGAACCCGGGTCCGACGGATACGGGCTACATTGAAGACCCGGAACTCTACCATGAGATTGAAAGCCGCTTCAACGCCAAACGATGGGGCACACCTTCTGATGTAGCCAATCTTCTCCTCTTCCTCCACAGCAGGGAGGGTGCATGGATCACCGGACAGGTAATCAACAGCGAAGGCGGCTTTAGGCGGTAA
- the ggt gene encoding gamma-glutamyltransferase, with translation MIITTVSQGVLAADYEADYGTENDVAEANGGMVVSAHPLASEVGLDILESDGNAIDAAIAMQFTLNVVEPMMSGMGGGGFMVVHDGATGETTIVNSRERAPAGATPDMFLGEDGEPIPFEERVMQGTSVGVPGTLKGLDTAHQMWGTMAMPDLVDPAIHIASEGFPIDDVLAFSIEDSQEKLMESAASEVFFNDGEPLSEGDTLVQEDLAHTLQLIRDNGIDHFYNSEIAEALANTVQEFGGSMEKDDLMQYDVTVDEPVWGEFKGYDIATMPPPSSGGVFLLQMLGILDGFDLSQYDMKSWEKYHLMAETMHLSYADRGEYAGDPEFVEVPIEGLLHPDYLEERRNMISLDSVIEEPEPGNPFDYQGGMADYDSVDQPGDKVDGQTTHFSVADQYGNVVSYTTTIEQVFGSGIMVPEYGFMLNNELTDFDAEPGGANEVQPNKRPLSSMTPTIVFDDGKPMLTVGSPGGQTIITSVLQTIINNFEYEMELQAAVEEPRIFTNGMENYTYEEGVPSDVIDRLNGMGHNFGDEPESLGNVNSILIDQENGTFRGVADSSRNGAALGLEPVAQ, from the coding sequence ATGATTATCACGACAGTATCCCAAGGCGTCCTCGCAGCAGACTACGAAGCGGATTACGGTACGGAAAATGATGTGGCAGAAGCGAATGGCGGCATGGTGGTTTCAGCCCACCCGCTCGCATCCGAAGTGGGTCTGGATATTCTTGAGTCGGATGGCAACGCCATCGACGCAGCCATTGCGATGCAGTTTACATTGAATGTCGTGGAACCCATGATGTCCGGCATGGGCGGGGGCGGTTTCATGGTCGTCCATGACGGGGCGACGGGTGAAACGACCATCGTCAACAGCCGGGAACGGGCACCTGCCGGTGCCACACCAGATATGTTCCTCGGTGAGGATGGAGAGCCGATTCCTTTTGAGGAACGTGTCATGCAGGGGACTTCAGTCGGTGTTCCTGGCACGTTGAAGGGTCTGGACACTGCGCACCAGATGTGGGGCACCATGGCCATGCCTGATCTGGTCGATCCGGCGATCCATATCGCAAGTGAGGGCTTCCCGATCGATGATGTCCTTGCCTTCTCCATTGAGGACAGCCAGGAAAAGCTGATGGAAAGCGCAGCAAGTGAAGTATTCTTCAATGATGGCGAACCGCTGTCTGAAGGGGATACCCTAGTCCAAGAAGACCTTGCACATACACTGCAGCTGATCAGAGACAATGGCATCGACCACTTCTACAACAGTGAGATTGCAGAAGCTTTGGCGAATACCGTCCAGGAATTCGGCGGCTCGATGGAGAAGGATGATCTGATGCAGTATGACGTGACGGTCGATGAGCCGGTATGGGGAGAATTCAAAGGCTATGACATCGCCACGATGCCGCCACCGAGCTCCGGCGGCGTCTTCCTCCTCCAGATGCTCGGCATACTGGATGGCTTCGACCTTTCCCAATATGACATGAAGTCCTGGGAGAAATACCACCTGATGGCGGAGACGATGCACCTGTCCTATGCCGACCGTGGTGAATATGCTGGGGACCCTGAATTCGTCGAAGTACCGATTGAAGGACTCCTCCACCCGGATTACCTCGAAGAGAGACGGAACATGATCAGCCTCGATTCGGTCATCGAAGAACCGGAACCGGGCAATCCGTTCGACTACCAGGGCGGCATGGCGGACTATGATTCCGTCGACCAGCCGGGAGATAAAGTCGACGGACAGACGACACACTTCAGTGTCGCCGACCAGTACGGCAATGTCGTCTCCTATACGACCACAATCGAGCAGGTATTCGGTTCAGGCATCATGGTTCCGGAATATGGATTCATGTTGAACAATGAATTGACCGACTTCGATGCAGAGCCGGGCGGCGCCAATGAAGTCCAGCCGAATAAGCGTCCGCTCAGCAGCATGACCCCGACCATCGTCTTCGATGATGGCAAGCCGATGCTGACCGTCGGATCACCGGGCGGACAGACGATCATCACTTCCGTGCTGCAGACCATCATCAACAACTTCGAATATGAGATGGAACTGCAGGCGGCGGTTGAAGAACCGCGCATCTTCACGAATGGCATGGAGAACTACACCTATGAGGAAGGGGTGCCGAGTGATGTCATCGACCGGCTGAACGGCATGGGTCATAACTTCGGTGACGAGCCCGAGTCCCTCGGCAACGTCAACAGCATCCTGATCGATCAGGAGAACGGCACCTTCAGAGGGGTTGCCGACAGCAGCCGCAACGGGGCCGCCCTCGGCCTGGAACCTGTAGCGCAGTAG
- a CDS encoding glutathione ABC transporter substrate-binding protein — protein sequence MKKYLFLMLSVLFVLVLAACTDDSGVEEEAEGDGEASADDAETSDDITMSLLATPNSMDPHAANDQPSNHVNVNIYEGLVRFTPELDIEPALAESYEQIDDVTWEFKLREGVEFHDGTPFNAEAVKANLDRVRDEEVGAPVAFLFELIDSVEVVDENTVHIKTIHPFAALPSHLAHPAGGMISPAVIEEDYAQYEEGGEILTEVNRNPVGTGPFKFEEISEGDYVTLVRNEDYWGEPAKSASFTFKAVPEDATRIAELMTDTADLIYPVDPNDYAQIDESNDTKMNETESVRMEYVGFNTDKAPFDDPSVRQAVAMAIDKQAIIDEMLVGRAEVADTPLAPAVFGHSDDLDTVENDKEAAKALLEESGYADGFTAEITVMDRTAADMAAFIQEELADLNIELEIYQLESGAFLDYVGGGDHDMFIGGWGTVTLDADYGLYALFHSSNIGTSGNRSRYQNAEVDALLDEARSETDEASRLALYEEAQQIILDESPIIPIYHPSLLTGLGADIEGYGQHPASFHFLKDVHR from the coding sequence ATGAAGAAGTATTTGTTTTTGATGCTGTCGGTATTGTTCGTGCTTGTACTGGCTGCGTGTACAGATGACAGTGGCGTGGAAGAGGAGGCGGAAGGGGACGGTGAGGCAAGCGCCGATGATGCGGAAACATCCGATGACATCACTATGAGCCTGCTTGCAACACCGAATTCCATGGACCCGCATGCGGCGAATGACCAGCCGTCGAACCATGTGAACGTGAATATATATGAAGGCCTGGTGCGATTCACGCCGGAACTTGATATCGAACCCGCTCTTGCGGAATCCTACGAGCAGATTGATGATGTGACGTGGGAATTCAAATTGAGGGAAGGCGTCGAATTCCATGACGGTACCCCGTTCAATGCGGAAGCGGTCAAGGCGAATCTCGACCGTGTAAGGGATGAGGAAGTGGGAGCACCGGTGGCATTCCTCTTTGAACTGATAGATTCTGTTGAAGTGGTGGACGAAAACACAGTACATATCAAGACCATCCACCCGTTCGCTGCCCTGCCGTCGCACCTGGCACACCCGGCGGGCGGTATGATCAGCCCGGCTGTCATCGAGGAAGACTACGCACAGTATGAAGAAGGTGGAGAGATCCTTACCGAGGTCAACCGCAACCCGGTCGGCACAGGGCCGTTCAAATTCGAGGAGATTTCAGAAGGGGACTACGTGACACTCGTGCGCAATGAAGACTACTGGGGAGAGCCGGCCAAATCGGCATCCTTCACCTTCAAGGCAGTCCCTGAAGATGCGACCCGCATCGCGGAACTCATGACAGACACAGCCGACCTGATCTATCCGGTCGACCCGAACGACTATGCACAGATCGATGAGTCGAATGATACGAAAATGAACGAAACGGAAAGTGTCCGGATGGAGTATGTCGGATTCAATACGGATAAGGCGCCGTTCGATGATCCGTCTGTAAGGCAGGCCGTCGCCATGGCCATCGACAAGCAAGCCATCATCGACGAGATGCTGGTCGGCCGGGCGGAAGTGGCGGATACACCGCTGGCGCCGGCCGTGTTTGGACATAGTGATGACCTGGACACCGTTGAGAATGACAAGGAAGCGGCAAAAGCACTGCTTGAAGAGAGTGGATATGCAGACGGCTTCACTGCCGAGATTACGGTCATGGACCGGACGGCTGCAGATATGGCAGCATTCATCCAGGAGGAGCTGGCCGACCTGAACATAGAGCTTGAAATCTACCAGCTCGAATCCGGTGCATTCCTCGATTATGTCGGGGGCGGAGATCATGACATGTTCATCGGCGGCTGGGGTACGGTGACTCTGGATGCCGACTATGGCCTCTATGCACTGTTCCATTCCTCAAACATCGGTACATCCGGCAACCGTTCCCGCTATCAAAATGCGGAAGTCGATGCACTGCTTGACGAAGCTCGTTCGGAAACCGACGAGGCCAGCCGACTGGCGCTCTATGAAGAGGCCCAGCAGATCATCCTCGACGAATCACCGATCATCCCGATCTACCATCCATCACTGCTCACAGGACTCGGAGCGGACATTGAAGGATACGGACAGCATCCTGCAAGCTTCCATTTCCTGAAGGACGTACACAGATAA
- a CDS encoding type II toxin-antitoxin system death-on-curing family toxin, producing the protein MIYYLTEQDLVLINVNVIKNYSPKEQIGIREPNSLNMTIESPKQEVYGRELYPTLKLKAANLYRNIIIKHIFFNGNKRTAANALYVFLRLNGVTLTVGPDEFTEYTVRVATDKIEEKEIAEWLALHTKCTD; encoded by the coding sequence ATGATTTATTATTTAACAGAGCAGGATTTGGTACTCATCAATGTCAACGTAATAAAAAACTATTCTCCCAAAGAACAGATTGGAATCAGAGAGCCAAATTCATTGAATATGACCATCGAGTCGCCTAAACAGGAAGTTTATGGGAGAGAACTTTATCCCACTTTGAAACTGAAGGCTGCAAATTTATATAGGAACATAATTATAAAACATATATTTTTTAACGGAAACAAACGTACGGCAGCCAATGCATTATATGTTTTTCTCCGGTTGAATGGTGTTACCCTGACAGTTGGACCGGATGAATTTACTGAGTACACAGTAAGGGTTGCCACGGATAAAATTGAAGAAAAAGAAATTGCGGAGTGGTTGGCACTTCATACTAAATGTACGGACTGA
- a CDS encoding CHAD domain-containing protein, which produces MEELKNVLYKRVEKLKKSYRDYENNPYHPKTAHALRVSSRKVRSLLNFLKHTFDEEEYDRLNKELKDLAQIYGRLREFDVLIDLCSEIALRQPDLSDHYRDMFKYLNQERAREMRRTFNKTNIQSTVSAIESVDSATHALKFEIDGDWDEYIGKRLKKRSRKLAEDYDNVDMSDYEAVYDIRKRAKKLRYAARYFGGLTSKKHKKLMKRAKKIQDQFGEVTDARINQHLLEQLAEKVEDEDLQMTFQYMSRIEEQARQP; this is translated from the coding sequence ATGGAAGAATTGAAGAACGTGCTGTATAAACGTGTGGAGAAGCTGAAGAAATCCTACAGGGATTATGAGAACAATCCATACCATCCGAAGACGGCGCACGCATTGAGGGTGAGTTCGAGAAAGGTCCGTAGCTTGCTGAATTTCCTGAAGCATACTTTCGACGAGGAGGAATATGACCGCCTCAACAAGGAACTGAAGGATCTTGCACAGATATATGGACGGTTGAGGGAATTCGATGTACTCATCGACCTGTGCAGTGAGATTGCCCTGCGTCAGCCTGACTTGAGCGACCATTACAGGGATATGTTCAAATATCTCAATCAGGAACGTGCGAGGGAGATGCGCCGGACGTTCAACAAGACGAATATCCAGTCTACAGTATCAGCAATCGAAAGCGTCGACTCCGCAACCCATGCATTGAAGTTTGAAATCGACGGCGACTGGGATGAATATATCGGAAAACGGCTGAAGAAGCGGAGCCGCAAGCTTGCAGAGGATTATGATAATGTCGATATGAGCGACTATGAGGCGGTGTATGACATCCGTAAGCGTGCGAAGAAACTCAGGTATGCCGCCCGCTACTTCGGTGGCCTGACTTCGAAGAAGCACAAGAAGCTCATGAAGCGGGCCAAGAAGATCCAGGATCAGTTTGGGGAAGTGACCGATGCCCGGATCAATCAGCATCTGCTTGAACAGCTGGCAGAAAAAGTGGAGGATGAGGACCTGCAGATGACCTTCCAGTACATGAGCCGGATCGAGGAGCAGGCGAGACAGCCTTAG
- a CDS encoding heavy metal translocating P-type ATPase, giving the protein MSKWFNRHLNQLMYISGALIVIGIVAGILGYSEVTNITFIVATVVAIGPIINKAWMALTMKSFSIELLITIAVIGAMFIQEYTEAAIVTFLFLFGAYLEKRTLNKTRSSIQSLVDMAPATATVIRDGKEMELDVDEVEAGDHVIVRPGGKVPVDGTILSGQAHINEAAITGESNLRFKAEDAEVFSGSVLDSGYIELTATKVGEDTTFSKIIELVEEAQERKSGTEKFLNTFAQYYTPAIVVLAIVVYFLTRNLHLSITFLVIACPGALIIGAPVAYVAGIGNGAKNGALIKGGEVIDNFAKVDTVIFDKTGTLTEGSPTVTDITIFDDTDEENFLRQVANVEMVSEHHLGQTIVKEAKSKSIPVEKSTVEDAEAIKGKGVSGIFEGAKYIIGNKKLMEDYNIELDTDTEAKYIDQQKAGNTAIFVARDNQIVGILSIMDKIRQDAFTAIQTLRDKGVGSLVMLTGDNYHSAKKVSDILGLDGFHAELMPDDKMKYIEDEKERGRKVMMVGDGINDAPALAFADVGIAMGHGGTDIAMETADVVLMGSRMEQLAHGFTISKMTYRVMLQNTAIALLTVALLLGGVLYGYIHLASGMLIHEVSILLVILNAMRLRKIKEHVPKEKKLQERYS; this is encoded by the coding sequence ATGAGCAAGTGGTTCAACAGGCATTTAAACCAATTGATGTACATTTCAGGCGCATTGATCGTAATCGGTATAGTGGCGGGGATACTCGGCTACAGTGAAGTTACAAACATCACTTTCATCGTCGCAACAGTCGTTGCAATCGGCCCGATCATCAACAAGGCATGGATGGCACTCACAATGAAGAGCTTCAGCATCGAACTCCTAATCACCATCGCAGTCATCGGGGCGATGTTCATCCAGGAATATACGGAGGCGGCAATCGTCACATTCCTGTTCCTGTTCGGGGCGTACCTCGAGAAGCGGACACTGAACAAGACGCGGAGCTCCATCCAGTCCCTGGTGGATATGGCACCGGCAACGGCAACGGTCATACGGGATGGCAAAGAGATGGAACTCGATGTGGATGAAGTGGAGGCCGGTGACCATGTCATCGTGCGGCCGGGCGGCAAAGTGCCGGTCGACGGTACAATCCTGAGCGGGCAGGCCCACATCAACGAAGCAGCAATTACAGGAGAATCCAACCTGCGGTTCAAGGCCGAAGACGCGGAGGTCTTCAGCGGCAGTGTGCTGGACAGCGGATACATTGAACTGACAGCAACGAAAGTCGGGGAGGACACGACCTTCTCCAAAATCATAGAGTTGGTCGAGGAGGCGCAGGAGCGGAAGAGCGGCACAGAGAAGTTCCTCAACACATTTGCCCAATACTACACACCAGCCATCGTCGTACTCGCCATCGTCGTCTACTTCCTTACACGGAACCTGCATCTTTCCATCACATTCCTCGTCATCGCATGTCCGGGCGCACTCATCATCGGTGCACCGGTCGCCTATGTGGCAGGCATCGGCAACGGCGCGAAGAACGGCGCACTCATCAAGGGTGGGGAAGTCATCGACAACTTCGCGAAAGTCGATACGGTCATCTTTGATAAGACCGGTACACTCACGGAAGGCAGTCCGACCGTCACAGACATCACGATATTCGATGATACAGATGAAGAAAACTTCCTGAGACAGGTCGCAAATGTTGAGATGGTCAGTGAGCATCATCTTGGACAGACCATCGTCAAGGAAGCGAAATCAAAATCCATTCCTGTCGAAAAGAGCACTGTCGAAGACGCAGAAGCCATCAAGGGCAAAGGCGTAAGCGGCATATTCGAAGGTGCAAAGTATATCATTGGCAATAAAAAACTGATGGAAGACTACAATATTGAGCTTGATACGGATACCGAAGCAAAGTATATCGACCAGCAGAAGGCAGGCAACACCGCAATATTCGTGGCTCGCGATAACCAGATCGTCGGCATCTTGTCCATCATGGACAAGATCAGGCAGGATGCCTTCACTGCCATCCAGACACTCAGGGACAAGGGCGTCGGCTCACTCGTCATGCTGACGGGTGACAACTACCACTCCGCGAAAAAGGTCAGCGACATCCTCGGACTGGACGGCTTCCACGCAGAACTCATGCCTGACGACAAGATGAAGTATATCGAAGATGAGAAGGAGCGCGGCCGCAAGGTGATGATGGTCGGCGACGGCATCAACGATGCACCCGCACTCGCATTCGCAGACGTCGGCATCGCCATGGGACATGGCGGCACGGACATCGCAATGGAGACGGCGGACGTCGTGCTCATGGGCTCCAGGATGGAGCAGCTGGCACACGGGTTCACAATATCCAAGATGACCTATAGGGTCATGCTGCAGAACACAGCCATCGCACTGCTCACCGTCGCACTCCTGCTCGGTGGTGTACTGTACGGCTACATCCATCTCGCCAGCGGCATGTTGATCCACGAAGTGAGCATCCTGCTCGTCATCCTGAATGCGATGCGGCTCAGGAAGATCAAGGAACATGTACCGAAGGAAAAGAAACTGCAGGAACGCTACAGTTAG
- a CDS encoding AbrB/MazE/SpoVT family DNA-binding domain-containing protein, which produces MSIQRKIRKTGNSTVVSIPKDILEKLNAGEGDNLEFVIEDEAVVIRKEEDSQKDILTLSNEMFEKYDKTMRDLVER; this is translated from the coding sequence ATGTCTATTCAAAGAAAAATAAGGAAAACAGGGAACAGTACCGTTGTCAGCATACCTAAAGATATTCTCGAAAAATTGAATGCTGGGGAAGGGGACAATCTGGAGTTCGTCATAGAGGATGAAGCAGTAGTTATAAGGAAAGAGGAAGATTCACAAAAGGATATATTGACACTTTCCAATGAAATGTTCGAGAAGTATGACAAGACCATGCGTGATCTGGTAGAGAGATGA
- a CDS encoding helix-turn-helix domain-containing protein, translated as MVNNLLIQELIKFIEDNLDMELSQSVLEEKSGYSKYHLHRIFKSEVGMSPSEYIRNRRMATSSVLLLYTEVDILDIALGFQFNSQEAFSRAFKNVYSLSPGKYRKLMSKMIIKKGASEMEKESNIKGWMLSGTHPHNYEMGIDKKVFHQGQSAGYLQSKTAANENEFATMMQMFKADQFKGKRLKLSSFIKAENVENYCGMWMRVDDSLGDVLQFDNMSDRPITSTTDWNYYSIVLDVPESSGSVSFGILLAGKGKVWADEFQFSIVDVSTPTTNMDLSHTILEAPTNLSFED; from the coding sequence ATGGTAAACAATCTACTCATACAAGAATTAATAAAGTTTATCGAAGATAATCTTGATATGGAGCTCTCACAATCCGTTCTGGAAGAAAAATCAGGGTACTCCAAATATCATCTGCACAGGATTTTTAAATCTGAAGTAGGGATGTCACCATCGGAATACATCAGAAACAGGAGAATGGCTACCTCATCTGTGCTATTACTTTATACAGAAGTTGATATTCTTGATATTGCTTTGGGCTTTCAGTTTAATTCACAGGAAGCATTTAGTCGTGCGTTTAAAAACGTATACAGTCTATCACCTGGAAAGTACAGGAAACTAATGTCCAAAATGATTATTAAAAAAGGAGCGTCAGAGATGGAAAAAGAAAGTAATATAAAGGGATGGATGCTAAGTGGGACGCATCCACATAATTACGAAATGGGTATCGATAAGAAAGTATTCCACCAAGGTCAATCAGCTGGCTATTTACAATCCAAAACTGCTGCAAATGAAAATGAATTCGCAACGATGATGCAAATGTTTAAAGCTGACCAGTTTAAAGGAAAAAGACTGAAACTATCAAGCTTCATCAAAGCCGAAAACGTAGAAAACTACTGTGGAATGTGGATGCGTGTTGATGATTCTTTAGGAGATGTACTTCAATTCGATAATATGAGCGACAGACCCATTACTTCTACAACTGATTGGAACTACTATTCGATAGTACTGGATGTTCCTGAAAGCAGTGGCTCCGTTTCTTTTGGAATTTTACTAGCGGGAAAAGGAAAAGTCTGGGCAGATGAGTTTCAATTTTCCATCGTTGATGTCTCTACCCCAACTACGAATATGGATTTAAGTCATACAATATTAGAAGCACCGACTAATTTATCTTTTGAAGATTAG
- a CDS encoding hexameric tyrosine-coordinated heme protein, translating into MEEWLPSLKTDTPQEGYELAIKLARKGVALTQPDAEVRKKLRGIYAENADSLTLASQVIAIHYQTVAAANDYWK; encoded by the coding sequence ATGGAAGAGTGGCTGCCCAGTTTGAAGACGGATACACCGCAGGAAGGATATGAGTTGGCAATCAAGTTGGCACGCAAAGGGGTTGCACTGACACAGCCGGACGCAGAGGTTAGGAAGAAGCTGAGAGGCATCTATGCAGAAAATGCAGACAGCCTGACATTGGCCTCCCAGGTGATCGCCATCCACTACCAGACAGTTGCGGCGGCAAACGACTATTGGAAGTAG